From a single Apium graveolens cultivar Ventura chromosome 2, ASM990537v1, whole genome shotgun sequence genomic region:
- the LOC141708481 gene encoding transcription factor MTB3, whose translation MGKKFWVKDEDKALVESVLGGEAFEYLVWLASSNVSVEFAAPSRDLGLQTGLCKILEGSNWSYAVFWQVCNTKSGKSALIWGDGHCTKHEGDETEDRNSGGDNKKRVLDMLHACFKGSGERNLAANIDSVSDLDMLYLTSMYYAFPFDKPSSPSQSFNSSRSLWGSDMKSSLEHYQSRSFLAEMARLETVVFIPLKSGVVELGSRKVIAEDQNLIQMVKSLFGKSQAVRANVSQKIFGQDLSLGAAKPGPISISFMPKVEEDLYYSADPPVLSANQVYGNSSNGHKNNENEVKFFPQMNQVVTEELNPQALASAFEQGMDDSLLQADDRKPRKRGRKPANGRDEPLNHVEAERQRREKLNQRFYALRAVVPNISKMDKASLLGDAISYITDLQSKIRILETEKDVGNNKQQQCIPDIEFHTTQDNAVVRVSCPLDAHPVSKVIKTLRELDVLTQDSSVTTSDSGEIVHTFSITTHGGTAEDLKEKISTALSV comes from the coding sequence ATGGGGAAGAAGTTTTGGGTGAAAGATGAGGACAAGGCTTTGGTAGAAAGTGTATTGGGAGGGGAAGCCTTTGAGTATTTGGTTTGGCTAGCTTCAAGTAATGTGTCTGTTGAGTTTGCTGCTCCTTCTAGGGATTTGGGATTGCAGACTGGGTTGTGCAAGATTCTTGAGGGGTCTAATTGGAGTTATGCAGTTTTCTGGCAGGTTTGTAATACAAAATCGGGTAAATCAGCTCTAATTTGGGGGGATGGTCATTGTACAAAACATGAGGGAGATGAAACTGAGGATCGAAACTCTGGAGGAGATAACAAGAAACGGGTGCTTGACATGCTTCATGCTTGTTTTAAGGGATCAGGAGAACGTAATCTGGCAGCGAATAtcgattcagtttctgatttagATATGCTTTATCTAACATCCATGTATTATGCTTTTCCATTTGATAAGCCTTCTAGTCCTTCTCAGTCATTTAATTCAAGTAGGTCGCTTTGGGGTTCTGACATGAAAAGTAGTTTAGAACACTATCAATCCAGGTCATTTTTAGCAGAAATGGCTAGATTAGAGACTGTAGTGTTTATTCCGTTGAAGTCTGGAGTAGTGGAGCTTGGTTCAAGGAAGGTAATTGCAGAAGATCAGAACTTGATTCAGATGGTTAAATCATTATTTGGGAAATCTCAAGCGGTACGCGCAAATGTGTCGCAAAAAATATTTGGCCAAGATCTCAGTCTGGGTGCTGCTAAGCCTGGTCCAATCAGTATTAGTTTTATGCCTAAGGTTGAAGAAGATTTGTATTATTCAGCAGATCCACCTGTATTAAGTGCTAATCAAGTATATGGAAACTCTTCGAATGGGCACAAAAATAATGAAAATGAAGTGAAGTTTTTTCCGCAAATGAATCAAGTAGTTACCGAGGAATTGAATCCACAAGCATTAGCTTCTGCTTTTGAACAAGGTATGGATGACTCGTTACTACAAGCTGATGACAGAAAACCTAGAAAGAGAGGTAGAAAACCTGCAAATGGTAGGGACGAACCATTAAATCACGTGGAGGCAGAGAGACAGAGACGTGAGAAGCTGAACCAGAGATTTTATGCTCTAAGAGCAGTTGTTCCGAACATCTCCAAAATGGACAAGGCTTCTCTTCTTGGTGATGCAATTTCATATATCACGGATCTCCAATCTAAGATAAGGATCTTGGAAACTGAGAAGGATGTTGGGAACAATAAGCAACAACAGTGCATTCCGGACATTGAGTTCCACACAACACAAGATAATGCAGTTGTACGAGTTAGCTGTCCGTTGGATGCTCACCCAGTTTCCAAAGTTATAAAGACGCTAAGGGAACTTGATGTTTTAACACAAGACTCCAGTGTCACCACTAGTGACAGTGGTGAGATTGTTCATACATTCTCCATTACGACTCATGGTGGTACTGCTGAAGATTTAAAAGAAAAGATTTCCACTGCTCTTTCAGTTTGA